In a genomic window of Pseudoxanthomonas sp. Root65:
- a CDS encoding quinone-dependent dihydroorotate dehydrogenase — MYSLARPFLFGLDAETAHGMGLKALDLAYRTGTTPLVARPITPMPTKVMGLTFPNPVGLAAGMDKNGAHIDALFALGFGFVEIGTVTPRPQPGNPKPRMFRLPQHQAVINRLGFNNDGVDALIRNVERARRDRGLLGINIGKNKDTANERAASDYLYCLERVYPLADYITVNISSPNTAGLRELQEEQALRQLIGTLREAQEDLAAQHGKRVPMLVKIAPDLSDSDIDAVARVLGDMQVDGVIATNTTVSRISVQDHPHARETGGLSGAPLMGQATLVLRRLRTRLPHSIPLIGVGGILSGADAVAKMSAGASLVQCYTGLVYRGPELVRECVEAIRRRREARSGGPVAPE, encoded by the coding sequence ATGTATTCGTTAGCCCGCCCCTTCCTCTTCGGCCTCGACGCCGAGACCGCCCATGGCATGGGCCTGAAGGCGCTCGACCTGGCCTATCGCACCGGCACCACGCCGCTGGTGGCGCGCCCCATCACACCGATGCCCACCAAGGTCATGGGCCTGACGTTCCCCAATCCGGTGGGCCTGGCCGCCGGCATGGACAAGAACGGCGCGCACATCGATGCGCTGTTCGCGCTGGGCTTCGGCTTCGTCGAGATCGGCACGGTCACGCCCAGGCCGCAGCCCGGCAACCCGAAGCCGCGCATGTTCCGGCTGCCGCAGCACCAGGCCGTCATCAACCGCCTGGGCTTCAACAACGACGGTGTCGACGCGCTGATCCGCAACGTCGAGCGCGCACGCCGCGACCGCGGCCTGCTGGGCATCAACATCGGCAAGAACAAGGACACGGCCAACGAGCGCGCCGCGTCGGACTACCTGTACTGCCTGGAGCGCGTGTATCCGCTGGCGGACTACATCACCGTCAACATTTCCTCGCCCAACACCGCCGGCCTGCGCGAACTGCAGGAAGAACAGGCGCTGCGCCAGCTGATCGGCACCCTGCGCGAGGCGCAGGAAGACCTGGCCGCGCAGCACGGCAAGCGCGTGCCGATGCTGGTGAAGATCGCGCCCGACCTGTCCGACAGCGACATCGATGCGGTGGCCCGCGTGCTGGGCGACATGCAGGTGGATGGCGTCATCGCCACCAACACCACCGTCTCGCGGATCAGCGTGCAGGACCATCCCCACGCGCGCGAGACCGGCGGCCTGTCCGGCGCGCCGCTGATGGGCCAGGCCACGCTGGTGCTGCGCCGCCTGCGCACGCGCCTGCCGCACAGCATTCCGCTGATCGGCGTGGGCGGCATCCTGTCCGGCGCCGACGCGGTGGCGAAGATGTCGGCCGGCGCCTCGCTGGTGCAGTGCTACACCGGCCTGGTCTACCGCGGCCCCGAGCTGGTCCGCGAATGCGTGGAAGCCATCCGCCGCCGCCGCGAAGCGCGCAGCGGCGGCCCGGTAGCCCCGGAATGA
- a CDS encoding DUF4190 domain-containing protein gives MNQARTTSSLAIASLVSGILGWTLMPVIGTIVAIITGHMARAEIRRSAGTLEGDGLAIGGLVLGWISALLWIIGIAVIFLFLGGMAWLATLN, from the coding sequence ATGAACCAAGCCCGCACCACCAGCAGCCTCGCCATCGCCAGCCTCGTCTCCGGCATCCTCGGCTGGACGCTGATGCCCGTCATCGGCACGATCGTGGCCATCATCACCGGCCACATGGCGCGCGCGGAGATCCGCCGCAGCGCAGGCACGCTGGAGGGAGACGGTCTGGCCATCGGCGGACTGGTACTGGGCTGGATCTCGGCGCTGCTGTGGATCATCGGCATCGCGGTGATCTTCCTGTTCCTGGGCGGCATGGCCTGGCTGGCGACGTTGAACTGA
- a CDS encoding aldehyde dehydrogenase family protein, which yields MSADLLKALGLATTNSGTYLGSGEWSTTTDAGLLQSINPTTNEVIAEVHASSQADYEKVVARAQAAFKVWRTTPAPRRGEAIRLCGDALRKHKDALGSLVALEMGKSKPEGDGEVQEMIDIADFAVGQSRMLYGYTMHSERPGHRMYEQYQPLGLVGIISAFNFPVAVWAWNSFLAGICGDICIWKPSNKTPLTAIASMKICNEALKEGGFPDIFFLINDAGVELAQQFVDDKRIPLISFTGSTQVGRTVGERVARRMGRSLLELGGNNAIILDETADLKLAIPGIVFGAVGTAGQRCTTTRRLIVHESIYDTVLATLIKAYKQVEGKIGDPTDPANLMGPLNSQGAVQQFLDSIAKAKASGGTVETGGTAIDRQGNFVLPAIVTGLKNSDEVVQHETFAPILYVMKYKTLDEAIDMQNAVPQGLSSSIFTQNLKAAEQFLSAAGSDCGIANVNIGTSGAEIGGAFGGEKETGGGRESGSDAWKVYMRRQTNTINYSDSLPLAQGIKFDL from the coding sequence ATGTCTGCTGACCTCCTCAAGGCCCTCGGCCTCGCCACCACCAACTCGGGTACCTATCTGGGCAGCGGCGAGTGGTCCACCACCACCGATGCCGGCCTGCTGCAGTCGATCAACCCGACCACCAACGAGGTGATCGCCGAAGTCCATGCCAGCAGCCAGGCGGATTACGAGAAGGTCGTCGCCCGTGCGCAGGCCGCGTTCAAGGTCTGGCGCACCACTCCCGCCCCGCGTCGCGGCGAAGCGATCCGCCTGTGCGGCGACGCGCTGCGCAAGCACAAGGATGCGCTGGGCTCGCTGGTCGCGCTGGAAATGGGCAAGAGCAAGCCGGAAGGCGACGGCGAAGTGCAGGAGATGATCGACATCGCCGACTTCGCCGTGGGCCAGAGCCGCATGCTCTACGGCTACACCATGCACTCCGAGCGCCCGGGCCACCGCATGTACGAGCAGTACCAGCCGCTGGGCCTGGTCGGCATCATCAGCGCGTTCAACTTCCCGGTCGCGGTGTGGGCATGGAATTCGTTCCTGGCCGGCATCTGCGGCGACATCTGCATCTGGAAGCCGTCCAACAAGACGCCGCTCACCGCCATCGCCAGCATGAAGATCTGCAACGAGGCGCTGAAGGAAGGCGGCTTCCCGGACATCTTCTTCCTCATCAACGACGCCGGCGTCGAGCTGGCGCAGCAGTTCGTCGACGACAAACGCATCCCGCTGATCAGCTTCACCGGCTCCACCCAGGTCGGCCGCACCGTCGGCGAGCGCGTCGCGCGCCGGATGGGCCGCAGCCTGCTGGAGCTGGGCGGCAATAACGCCATCATCCTGGACGAAACCGCCGACCTGAAGCTGGCCATCCCCGGCATCGTGTTCGGCGCCGTCGGCACCGCCGGCCAGCGCTGCACCACCACGCGCCGCCTGATCGTGCACGAATCCATCTACGACACCGTGCTGGCCACGCTGATCAAGGCGTACAAGCAGGTGGAAGGCAAGATCGGCGACCCGACCGACCCGGCCAACCTGATGGGCCCGCTCAACAGCCAGGGCGCCGTGCAGCAGTTCCTCGACTCGATCGCCAAGGCCAAGGCCAGCGGCGGCACCGTCGAGACCGGCGGCACCGCGATCGACCGTCAGGGCAACTTCGTGCTGCCGGCCATCGTCACCGGCCTGAAGAACTCGGATGAAGTGGTCCAGCACGAGACCTTCGCGCCGATCCTGTACGTCATGAAGTACAAGACCCTCGACGAAGCCATCGACATGCAGAACGCAGTGCCGCAGGGTCTGTCGTCGTCGATCTTCACCCAGAACCTGAAGGCGGCCGAGCAGTTCCTCTCGGCGGCGGGCAGCGACTGCGGCATCGCCAACGTCAACATCGGCACCAGCGGCGCCGAGATCGGCGGTGCGTTCGGTGGCGAGAAGGAAACCGGCGGCGGTCGCGAGTCGGGCTCGGACGCATGGAAGGTCTACATGCGCCGGCAGACCAACACCATCAACTACTCCGACTCGCTGCCGCTGGCCCAGGGCATCAAGTTCGACCTCTGA
- a CDS encoding GNAT family N-acetyltransferase, translated as MDIRLDDLRHPAVVALLQEHLDWMHRTSPPESVHALDVDALRRPDISFWTIWEDDVLAGCGALRQLDARHGEVKSMRTAQTCLRRGVAARMLDHVLAEARRRGYARLSLETGSMDYFAPARALYARAGFVACAPFGDYVEDPNSVFMTRAL; from the coding sequence ATGGACATCCGCCTCGACGACCTCCGCCATCCTGCCGTCGTGGCGCTGCTGCAGGAGCATCTGGACTGGATGCATCGCACGTCACCGCCGGAAAGCGTGCACGCGCTGGACGTGGACGCATTGCGGCGGCCCGACATCAGCTTCTGGACGATCTGGGAGGACGACGTGCTCGCGGGCTGCGGCGCGCTGCGCCAGTTGGATGCGCGGCATGGCGAGGTGAAGTCGATGCGCACGGCGCAGACCTGTCTGCGTCGTGGCGTGGCGGCACGGATGCTCGACCATGTGCTGGCCGAGGCGCGCCGACGCGGCTACGCGCGGCTCAGCCTCGAGACCGGGTCGATGGACTACTTCGCGCCGGCACGCGCGCTCTACGCGCGCGCCGGTTTCGTCGCCTGCGCGCCGTTCGGCGACTACGTGGAAGACCCGAACAGCGTCTTCATGACGCGCGCCCTGTAG